The Vicia villosa cultivar HV-30 ecotype Madison, WI unplaced genomic scaffold, Vvil1.0 ctg.000428F_1_1, whole genome shotgun sequence genome contains a region encoding:
- the LOC131628175 gene encoding uncharacterized protein LOC131628175 isoform X2 yields MLSRVKFIPRHQVCLNKSNDHERKGNRSRNISEFYSSNESESDRDYNTKRKRIVKKRKEYISEDDSNLSDVTVCSLGRRTKRQKSTTKSIKAEPTRIAANSTSDKDIIRKEMGLDWMLKTKMPAVFETTEKLSAEVQVEESKKTNPRELNPYLKDDGSGYPEESDGVVVAACKLLSPSLVGDGGVSWRLKALKRAQEQAAREGQNFQEVVEERWGCSLDELTASVASKAAAPDRADLRAIKSRQRRVTEENSLDYEKPIPRDSKRVNLKTNRLLTIKDRCHFCLENPNRHMHPVVSIANFTYLILPRLQPLVPGHCCILPIDHESATRSVDNETWVEIRNFKKCLIMMFARQDKEVVFLETVMGLTQQRLHCMIECIPLPKDIAKEAPLYFKKAIDEAEDEWCQHNAKKLIDTSQKGLRNSIPEHFSYFHVEFGPRFTLNSCSISIVN; encoded by the exons ATGCTTTCTCGGGTGAAATTCATTCCCCGTCACCAGGTCTGCTTGAACAAGTCAAATGATCATGAGAGGAAAGGGAACCGCTCTAGGAATATCTCCGAGTTCTATTCATCTAATGAAAGTGAAAGCGACCGGGACTATAATACAAAACGGAAACGGATTGTAAAAAAGCGTAAGGAATATATATCTGAAGACGACTCTAATCTTTCCGATGTTACTGTTTGTTCTTTGGGTCGCCGAACAAAGCGTCAAAAGTCTACTACAAAGAGTATCAAAGCCGAACCTACCCGCATTGCAGCCAATTCTACAAGTGACAAGGACATTATAAGGAAAGAAATGGGCTTGGATTGGATGCTTAAAACTAAGATGCCTGCAGTTTTTGAAACAACTGAGAAACTGTCGGCGGAAGTTCAAGTTGAGGAG tCAAAGAAGACAAATCCTAGGGAATTGAATCCTTATCTAAAGGATGATGGAAGTGGTTACCCCGAAGAAAGTGATGGAGTTGTCGTTGCTGCATGCAAACTTCTATCGCCTTCCCTTGTTGGAGATGGAGGAGTAAGTTGGAGACTCAAGGCATTAAAGCGTGCACAAGAGCAAGCAGCTCGAGAAGGACAGAACTTTCAAGAG GTTGTGGAAGAAAGGTGGGGTTGTTCTCTTGATGAGTTGACTGCATCTGTTGCATCAAAAGCAGCTGCCCCAGATCGGGCTGATCTACGTGCTATAAAAAGTAGACAAAGAAGGGTAACCGAAGAAAATTCACTAGATTATGAAAAACCGATCCCAAGAGATTCTAAAAGGGTAAATTTGAAAACAAATCGATTGTTGACTATAAAAGACCGCTGTCACTTTTGCTTGGAGAATCCAAATCGGCACATGCATCCTGTTGTGTCCATTGCAAACTTCACCTATCTTATACTGCCACGGTTGCAGCCCTTGGTGCCCGGTCATTGTTGCATTCTACCCATTGAT CATGAATCAGCTACCAGATCCGTGGATAATGAGACGTGGGTAGAAATCCGAAATTTCAAAAAATGCCTCATTATGATGTTTGCAAGGCAAGATAAAGAAGTAGTGTTTCTCGAAACTGTAATGGGATTGACACAACAACGGCTCCATTGCATGATTGAGTGTATTCCTTTACCCAAGGATATTGCTAAAGAGGCACCTTTATACTTTAAGAAG GCCATTGACGAAGCAGAAGATGAATGGTGCCAGCACAATGCAAAAAAGCTCATTGACACCAGTCAAAAGGGACTGCGTAACTCCATTCCCGAGCATTTTTCCTATTTTCACGTAGAATTTG GTCCTCGGTTCACTTTGAATTCATGCAGCATTTCCATCGTGAATTGA
- the LOC131628175 gene encoding uncharacterized protein LOC131628175 isoform X1, which translates to MLSRVKFIPRHQVCLNKSNDHERKGNRSRNISEFYSSNESESDRDYNTKRKRIVKKRKEYISEDDSNLSDVTVCSLGRRTKRQKSTTKSIKAEPTRIAANSTSDKDIIRKEMGLDWMLKTKMPAVFETTEKLSAEVQVEESKKTNPRELNPYLKDDGSGYPEESDGVVVAACKLLSPSLVGDGGVSWRLKALKRAQEQAAREGQNFQEVVEERWGCSLDELTASVASKAAAPDRADLRAIKSRQRRVTEENSLDYEKPIPRDSKRVNLKTNRLLTIKDRCHFCLENPNRHMHPVVSIANFTYLILPRLQPLVPGHCCILPIDHESATRSVDNETWVEIRNFKKCLIMMFARQDKEVVFLETVMGLTQQRLHCMIECIPLPKDIAKEAPLYFKKAIDEAEDEWCQHNAKKLIDTSQKGLRNSIPEHFSYFHVEFGIDRGFVHVIDDEKNFKSSFGLNVLRGILKLSEEDMYRPPKHEAIEIQKQTLATFSNQWQKFDWTHKLSSVHFEFMQHFHRELNIALNCDGFGMVLQMDLTRLRTKLECELEC; encoded by the exons ATGCTTTCTCGGGTGAAATTCATTCCCCGTCACCAGGTCTGCTTGAACAAGTCAAATGATCATGAGAGGAAAGGGAACCGCTCTAGGAATATCTCCGAGTTCTATTCATCTAATGAAAGTGAAAGCGACCGGGACTATAATACAAAACGGAAACGGATTGTAAAAAAGCGTAAGGAATATATATCTGAAGACGACTCTAATCTTTCCGATGTTACTGTTTGTTCTTTGGGTCGCCGAACAAAGCGTCAAAAGTCTACTACAAAGAGTATCAAAGCCGAACCTACCCGCATTGCAGCCAATTCTACAAGTGACAAGGACATTATAAGGAAAGAAATGGGCTTGGATTGGATGCTTAAAACTAAGATGCCTGCAGTTTTTGAAACAACTGAGAAACTGTCGGCGGAAGTTCAAGTTGAGGAG tCAAAGAAGACAAATCCTAGGGAATTGAATCCTTATCTAAAGGATGATGGAAGTGGTTACCCCGAAGAAAGTGATGGAGTTGTCGTTGCTGCATGCAAACTTCTATCGCCTTCCCTTGTTGGAGATGGAGGAGTAAGTTGGAGACTCAAGGCATTAAAGCGTGCACAAGAGCAAGCAGCTCGAGAAGGACAGAACTTTCAAGAG GTTGTGGAAGAAAGGTGGGGTTGTTCTCTTGATGAGTTGACTGCATCTGTTGCATCAAAAGCAGCTGCCCCAGATCGGGCTGATCTACGTGCTATAAAAAGTAGACAAAGAAGGGTAACCGAAGAAAATTCACTAGATTATGAAAAACCGATCCCAAGAGATTCTAAAAGGGTAAATTTGAAAACAAATCGATTGTTGACTATAAAAGACCGCTGTCACTTTTGCTTGGAGAATCCAAATCGGCACATGCATCCTGTTGTGTCCATTGCAAACTTCACCTATCTTATACTGCCACGGTTGCAGCCCTTGGTGCCCGGTCATTGTTGCATTCTACCCATTGAT CATGAATCAGCTACCAGATCCGTGGATAATGAGACGTGGGTAGAAATCCGAAATTTCAAAAAATGCCTCATTATGATGTTTGCAAGGCAAGATAAAGAAGTAGTGTTTCTCGAAACTGTAATGGGATTGACACAACAACGGCTCCATTGCATGATTGAGTGTATTCCTTTACCCAAGGATATTGCTAAAGAGGCACCTTTATACTTTAAGAAG GCCATTGACGAAGCAGAAGATGAATGGTGCCAGCACAATGCAAAAAAGCTCATTGACACCAGTCAAAAGGGACTGCGTAACTCCATTCCCGAGCATTTTTCCTATTTTCACGTAGAATTTGGTATAGACCGTGGTTTTGTCCATGTTATTGACGATGAAAAGAACTTCAAGAGTAGTTTTGGGTTGAACGTCCTTAGAGGGATTCTGAAATTGTCGGAAGAAGATATGTACCGACCTCCAAAGCATGAGGCAATAGAGATACAAAAGCAAACTCTTGCCACCTTTTCTAATCAGTGGCAAAAGTTTGATTGGACACATAAATT GTCCTCGGTTCACTTTGAATTCATGCAGCATTTCCATCGTGAATTGAATATAGCCCTGAACTGTGATGGCTTTGGAATGGTGCTTCAAATGGATTTGACTCGGCTGCGAACTAAACTTGAGTGTGAACTGGAATGCTGA